The following proteins are co-located in the Camelina sativa cultivar DH55 chromosome 12, Cs, whole genome shotgun sequence genome:
- the LOC104733408 gene encoding lysosomal aspartic protease-like encodes MGRMRLSDESDGSDGGNEWRWNDEGLENLWKRTRGCESGTMEVKRGGNDKWIESRHKRFGSPLDTVTNKVETSLRLPRWQDQSDNRRGIIMRRCLIYVTFTIVGKAFVLTPNDRVKKSEKESQCTSRFVGIEDGKKVQGIIRIGLTIGNTSYNKNGVGLETEIDDINYGDIKIGTPRQRFTVVFDTGSSDLWEKNASIKYGTGALTGIVSIDTFDVGGITITDQHFIEARSTPEGDPLRKSTFDGILGLGSPELSVTKTVPVWYSMMKQGKIEKKIFSIWLGRSRDSGAGGEIVLGGTNRAHYTGQHTYVTVIGHRHSFQMNNIFVGKADTKRCSRGCKVFVDSGTTNITGPTAMIKDINDRIKLSPDCKNFKKLPDVTFTIGGRSFSVRPRDYVRRKSDNLCTRYLACRSFEPFIRCMTTRNHQM; translated from the exons ATGGGTCGGATGCGGCTATCGGATGAAAGTGATGGAAGCGACGGTGGAAATGAGTGGAGATGGAATGATGAAGGACTCGAGAACTTGTGGAAGAGGACTCGAGGTTGCGAAAGTGGAACGATGGAAGTGAAGCGAGGGGGAAACGATAAGTGGATCGAGtcacgacacaagaggtttggctctcctcttgatacggtcactAACAAGGTCGAAACCAGTTTgaggctt CCAAGATGGCAAGATCAATCGGACAATCGGAGGGGTATAATTATGAGACGTTGCCTGATATATGTCACCTTCACGATCGTCGGAAAGGCTTTCGTCCTCACACCGAATGAT agagtgaagaaatcagaaaaagagaGTCAATGCACGAGTAGATTCGTGGGGATAGAAGATGGGAAAAAAG tgCAAGGAATAATCAGAATCGGGTTGACGATAGGTAATACGTCATACAACAAAAACGGAGTGGGGTTGGAGACTGAAATAGATGATATCAATTACGGAGATATAAAAATTGGTACTCCTAGGCAACGTTTCACAGTCGTGTTTGATACCGGAAGCAGTGATCTTTGG gaaaaaaaTGCATCTATCAAATACGGGACAGGTGCTCTCACAGGCATTGTAAGCATTGACACTTTCGATGTTGGTGGAATTACAATAACCGATCAGCACTTTATAGAGGCTCGTTCTACTCCGGAAGGTGACCCGCTTCGAAAGTCAACCTTTGATGGTATACTGGGACTTGGGAGTCCTGAACTTTCTGTGACAAAAACTGTTCCTGTCTGGTATTCGATGATgaaacaaggaaagattgaaaagaaaattttctcCATATGGCTTGGGAGGTCTAGAGACTCTGGAGCAGGAGGGGAGATAGTGCTCGGAGGCACAAACCGAGCTCATTATACGGGACAGCACACTTATGTTACCGTTATAGGGCATAGACACTCTTTCCAAATGAACAACATATTTGTCGGAAAAGCAGATACCAAAAGATGTTCAAGAGGCTGCAAAGTGTTTGTTGACTCGGGCACTACAAACATTACTGGTCCAAcg GCTATGATCAAGGACATCAATGATAGAATCAAACTATCACCAGATTGCAAAAACTTCAAGAAGCTGCCTGATGTAACCTTTACAATAGGCGGAAGGAGTTTCTCAGTCCGTCCACGTGAT TATGTACGTCGGAAGAGTGATAATCTTTGCACAA GATACTTGGCATGCCGTTCATTCGAGCCTTTCATACGGTGTATGACTACACGAAACCACCAAATGTGA
- the LOC104731315 gene encoding myrosinase 4-like, translated as MTFRETCILVLLFAVLSATSQRVCNPACQAKEPFNCNDVQMFSRTDFPTNFTFGAATSAYQIEGAAHRALNGWDYYTHRYPEKVPDRTTGDLACNSYELYKEDVQLLKRLNVQAYRFSIAWSRVLPKGKLCGGVDENGIKYYDNLINELKATGIEPFVTIFHWDVPQALEDEYGGFLNKRIVEDYKDYAELLFQRFGDRVKFWITFNQPYTFAYRGYGIDISPPGRCTGCEFGGNSGTEPYIVGYHQLLAHATTVSTYRQKYKGLQGGNIGITLIGRWFVPLNEASVSDQMAAGRAFDFIVGWFLDPLVYGDYPKTMKDTLGERLPRFTDLESQLVKGSMEFLGLNYYITQYATDSLQPISIPPNIETDPRANFSTSRDGVPIGVQSGNIVYYPPGFRQILNYIKDNYKNPLTYITENGFPTSGNLTLAEALADQGRIESHCSHLSCLKCAIEDGCNVAGYFPWSSMDNYEFSKGYTIRFGMNWVNFTNPADRREKDSAKWYSKFNMERSEDKKIEAG; from the exons ATGACATTTCGTGAAACTTGCATCCTTGTGCTTCTCTTTGCAGTTTTAAGTGCAACGAGTCAACGAGTTTGCAATCCAGCGTGCCAAGCTAAAGAACCCTTCAACTGCAATGATGTGCAAATGTTCAGTCGAACTGATTTTCCAACAAACTTCACTTTTGGTGCAGCAACTTCAGCATATCAA ATTGAAGGTGCTGCGCATAGAGCGCTTAATGGATGGGACTACTATACTCACAGATATCCAG AAAAGGTTCCAGACCGCACTACGGGAGATCTGGCTTGCAACTCCTATGAgctttataag GAGGATGTCCAATTATTGAAACGCTTGAATGTTCAAGCTTACAGATTCTCTATAGCATGGTCAAGGGTCCTACCAA AGGGAAAGCTGTGTGGAGGAGTGGATGAGAATGGAATAAAATATTACGACAACCTCATCAACGAACTGAAAGCCACTG GCATTGAACCATTCGTGACGATATTCCATTGGGATGTCCCCCAAGCTTTAGAAGACGAGTATGGCGGTTTTCTAAACAAACGTATAGT GGAGGATTACAAGGATTACGCTGagcttctctttcaaagatTCGGAGATAGAGTGAAGTTTTGGATCACATTTAATCAACCTTACACGTTTGCATACAGAGGTTACGGAATTGATATATCTCCACCGGGGCGATGCACAGGTTGTGAATTTGGAGGAAATTCTGGTACAGAACCTTATATTGTTGGCTATCACCAACTTCTTGCTCATGCTACAACTGTATCTACATATCGTCAGAAATACAAG GGGTTACAAGGAGGAAATATTGGAATAACTTTAATCGGAAGATGGTTTGTTCCTTTAAATGAAGCAAGCGTTTCAGATCAGATGGCTGCGGGGCGAGCGTTTGATTTCATTGTTGGATGGTTCTTGGATCCTCTGGTATATGGAGATTATCCGAAGACTATGAAAGATACCTTAGGAGAAAGATTGCCAAGATTTACAGATTTAGAATCTCAATTAGTGAAAGGATCCATGGAGTTTCTAGGTTTAAATTATTACATCACACAGTATGCAACTGATTCATTGCAACCCATTTCGATACCACCAAACATCGAAACTGATCCAAGAGCCAACTTTAGCA CTTCTCGTGATGGAGTTCCAATTGGTGTTCAA AGTGGTAATATTGTGTATTATCCTCCTGGGTTCCGTCAAATTCTAAACTATATCAAAGACAATTACAAAAACCCACTTACCTATATCACTGAGAATG GATTTCCTACTTCTGGCAATCTAACACTTGCTGAAGCATTAGCAGACCAAGGACGAATTGAAAGCCACTGTAGTCATTTGTCTTGTCTCAAATGCGCAATCGA GGATGGATGCAACGTAGCAGGGTATTTTCCATGGTCTTCGATGGATAATTACGAGTTCAGTAAAGGTTACACAATCCGTTTTGGTATGAATTGGGTGAACTTCACTAATCCAGCTGATAGAAGGGAGAAAGATTCGGCTAAATGGTATTCTAAGTTCAACATGGAAAGAAgtgaagataaaaaaatagaagcagggtaa
- the LOC104731314 gene encoding myrosinase 4, with protein sequence MTFRETCILVLLFAVLSATSQRVCNPACQAKEPFNCNDVQMFSRTDFPTNFTFGAATSAYQIEGAAHRALNGWDYYTHRYPEKVPDRTTGDLACNSYELYKEDVQLLKRLNVQAYRFSIAWSRVLPKGKLCGGVDENGIKYYDNLINELKANGIEPFVTIFHWDVPQALEDEYDGFLNKRIVEDYKDYAELLFQRFGDRVKFWITFNQPYTFAYRGYGIAISPPGRCTGCEFGGNSGTEPYIVGYHQLLAHATAVSTYRQKYKGLQGGNIGITLIGRWFVPLNEASVSDQMAAGRAFDFIVGWFLDPLVYGDYPKTMKDTLGERLPRFTDLESQLVKGSMDFLGLNYYYTQYATDSLQPISTPPNIQTDPRANLSTSRGGVPIGVQSDYIVYYPPGLRQILNYIKDNYENPLTYITENGFLTSGNLTLAEALADQGRIESHCSHLSCLKCAIEDGCNVAGYFPWSSMDVYEFSSGYTIRLGMNWVNFTNPADRREKDSAKWYSKFNMERSEDKR encoded by the exons ATGACATTCCGTGAAACTTGCATCCTTGTGCTTCTCTTTGCAGTATTAAGTGCAACGAGTCAAAGAGTTTGCAATCCAGCGTGCCAAGCTAAAGAACCCTTCAACTGCAATGATGTGCAAATGTTCAGTCGAACTGATTTTCCAACAAACTTCACTTTTGGTGCAGCAACTTCAGCATATCAA ATTGAAGGTGCTGCGCATAGAGCGCTTAATGGATGGGACTACTATACTCATAGATATCCAG AAAAGGTTCCAGACCGCACTACGGGAGATCTGGCTTGCAACTCCTATGAgctttataag GAGGATGTCCAATTATTGAAACGCTTGAATGTTCAAGCTTACAGATTCTCTATAGCATGGTCAAGGGTCCTACCAA AGGGAAAGCTGTGTGGAGGAGTGGATGAGAATGGAATAAAATATTACGACAACCTCATCAATGAACTGAAAGCCAATG GCATAGAACCATTCGTGACAATATTCCATTGGGATGTCCCCCAAGCTTTAGAAGACGAGTATGACGGTTTTCTAAACAAACGTATAGT GGAGGATTACAAGGATTACGCTGagcttctctttcaaagatTCGGAGATAGAGTGAAGTTTTGGATCACATTTAATCAACCTTACACGTTTGCATACAGAGGTTACGGAATTGCAATATCTCCACCGGGGCGATGCACAGGTTGTGAGTTTGGAGGAAATTCTGGTACAGAACCTTATATTGTTGGCTATCATCAACTTCTTGCTCATGCTACAGCTGTATCTACATATCGGCAGAAATACAAG GGGTTACAAGGAGGAAATATTGGAATAACTTTAATCGGAAGATGGTTTGTTCCTTTAAATGAAGCAAGCGTTTCAGATCAGATGGCTGCGGGGCGAGCGTTTGATTTCATTGTTGGATGGTTCTTGGATCCTCTGGTATATGGAGATTATCCGAAGACTATGAAAGATACCTTAGGAGAAAGATTGCCAAGATTTACAGATTTAGAATCTCAATTAGTGAAAGGATCCATGGATTTTCTAGGTTTAAATTATTACTACACACAGTATGCAACTGATTCACTGCAACCCATTTCGACACCACCAAACATCCAAACTGATCCAAGAGCGAACTTAAGCA CTTCTCGTGGTGGAGTTCCAATTGGTGTTCAA AGTGATTATATTGTGTATTATCCTCCTGGGCTCCGTCAAATTCTAAACTATATCAAAGACAATTACGAAAACCCACTTACCTATATCACTGAGAATG GATTTCTTACTTCTGGCAATCTAACACTTGCTGAAGCACTAGCTGACCAAGGACGAATTGAAAGCCACTGTAGTCATTTGTCTTGTCTCAAATGCGCAATCGA GGATGGATGCAACGTAGCAGGGTATTTTCCATGGTCTTCGATGGATGTTTACGAGTTCAGTAGTGGTTACACAATCCGTCTTGGTATGAATTGGGTGAACTTCACTAATCCAGCTGATAGAAGGGAGAAAGATTCGGCTAAATGGTATTCTAAGTTCAACATGGAAAGAAGTGAAGATAAAAGATAG
- the LOC104731316 gene encoding F-box protein At1g69090-like: MKTKNKIERMASLAVSANEITRSGSKRNLHCWSQLPLDLLRLVFERLGFADFERAKTVCSSWRSASKISEPNNQIPWMILFPKDKNYGLLFNPEEKEKQYKTQDLGDDFGKSFCVATCRSWLLMLDDRGYIKDVPQYNFYILHLLTHERINIPSFEYGITSPVLWVDEKTQDYLIIGMFGEVNAISFKRGDNSWKIIPLLGIDECFNMVYKDHKLFCFNYFKLRIHDFSREILLEIFRISVRECLPRSVGLGIRPLGSRGLPYLPTIRYNIVVTVRGDVYLLRANVRLGPKSGPFKSTRWIHPRRPNGTKSFL; this comes from the coding sequence atgaaaacaaaaaataagatcGAGAGGATGGCCTCTCTTGCCGTCTCTGCTAATGAAATCACTCGATCAGGTTCAAAAAGAAATCTCCATTGCTGGTCCCAACTTCCACTAGATCTCCTTCGATTGGTTTTCGAACGCCTTGGATTTGCGGATTTTGAACGAGCCAAAACTGTTTGTTCATCATGGCGATCAGCTTCGAAAATATCTGAGCCAAATAATCAGATCCCTTGGATGATTCTCTTTCCAAAGGACAAAAATTACGGTCTCTTGTTCAAtcctgaagaaaaagaaaagcaataCAAAACTCAAGATCTTGGTGACGACTTTGGGAAGAGCTTTTGTGTGGCGACTTGTAGAAGCTGGCTTCTCATGCTAGACGATCGAGGTTACATCAAGGATGTCCCTCAATATAATTTCTATATCTTACATCTTTTAACACACGAGCGGATTAATATACCGAGTTTTGAATATGGGATCACCTCTCCGGTATTATGGGTAGACGAGAAAACCCAAGATTACTTAATTATAGGAATGTTTGGTGAAGTAAATGCGATTTCTTTCAAGAGAGGAGATAACTCGTGGAAAATAATTCCGTTGTTAGGTATTGACGAATGTTTTAACATGGTATACAAAGATCacaaacttttttgtttcaactATTTTAAACTCCGTATTCACGATTTCTCTAGAGAAATTCTTTTGGAAATTTTCAGAATTAGCGTACGTGAATGCCTACCAAGATCAGTAGGTCTTGGCATAAGACCTCTTGGATCACGGGGTCTCCCATATTTACCTACCATAAGGTATAATATAGTAGTCACTGTACGAGGAGATGTTTATTTGTTGAGAGCCAACGTCCGCCTAGGTCCAAAAAGTGGACCTTTCAAATCTACAAGATGGATTCATCCAAGAAGACCAAATGGGACAAAATCGTTTCTTTGA